In a genomic window of Helianthus annuus cultivar XRQ/B chromosome 10, HanXRQr2.0-SUNRISE, whole genome shotgun sequence:
- the LOC110884174 gene encoding protein NETWORKED 3C, with translation MVESKKLSAYWWWFDSQNSITRNSPWLQSTLAELDNKTESMLNLIEQEADSFAKRAEMYYKKRPELIKQIEDFYRTYRALALHYDHATKFEFDSCTRLLTRHQTSHPITNVDKSYDSYSDSVDLYHDQDSNESQTDDHRILDEESLSESKSEELMNLREEIERLKEENKIQKEMLVEKDEEKREAIRQLSLYVDSIKQENLNFKKRHAFKMQI, from the exons ATGGTAGAGTCAAAGAAGTTGTCTGCTTATTGGTGGTGGTTTGACAGTCAAAACAGTATTACAAGAAACTCTCCATGGCTTCAATCCACTCTTGCAG AGCTAGATAACAAGACAGAATCCATGCTGAACTTGATTGAACAAGAAGCAGATTCTTTCGCAAAACGTGCAGAAATGTATTACAAGAAACGACCTGAGCTTATTAAACAAATTGAGGATTTCTACCGAACCTATCGGGCACTAGCTCTACACTATGATCACGCCACCAAGTTTGAGTTTGACTCGTGTACTCGCCTTTTGACCCGACACCAAACTTCCCATCCGATCACTAACGTGGACAAATCCTATGACAGCTATTCTGACTCAGTTGACTTGTACCATGATCAAGATTCCAACGAATCACAGACCGATGATCATCGAATCCTCGATGAAGAGTCTTTAAGTGAATCAAAAAGTGAAGAATTGATGAATTTGAGGGAAGAAATTGAAAGACTGAAAGAAGAAAATAAGATTCAGAAGGAGATGTTGGTTGAAAAAGATGAAGAGAAAAGAGAAGCAATAAGACAGCTGAGTTTATATGTGGATTCAATCAAGCAAgagaatttgaattttaaaaagaGGCATGCTTTCAAAATGCAGATTTAA
- the LOC110884173 gene encoding sodium/hydrogen exchanger 2 — protein sequence MDSHVRSLLTSSFLSSDPETEFVDQIALFAALLCGCIVVGHLLEKSRWFNQSITALLIGLGTGCFILYASGGKSSRILEFKQEFFFIYLLPPIIFNAGFQVKKKQFFRNFMTITSFGVVGTLISFAIISFGARRLFPMLDIGYLEIKDYLALGAIFSATDSVCTLQVLNQEETPLLYSLVFGEGVVNDATSVVLFNAITKFDLSDMDLYIALEFAANFFKLFGLSTLLGVGVGLLCSFIFRTLYFGRHSTDREVALMILMAYLSYITAEVFGLSGILTVFFCGIVMSHYAWHNVTHKSQVTTKHAFATMSYIAEVFIFLYVGMDSLDVGKWRFINDSPGKSIWASVILLVLIMIGRAAFILPLSYISNLIRRDRNEDIGIRQQFVVWWAGLMRGAVSIALAYKKFTGSGQTIQPVNAVLITSTITVVLFSTIVFGLLTKPLIRRLLPESSQTEPSSPTSSMTPLLENGPDYDDPENGNNRTLRSKPSLAMLFNSPTSTVHYYWRKFDDACMRPVFGGSGFVSYATGTRDMDVIH from the exons ATGGATTCACATGTCCGTTCATTGTTAACAAGCTCATTTCTATCGTCAGACCCTGAGACTGAGTTTGTAGACCAGATAGCATTATTTGCAGCCCTTCTATGCGGTTGCATCGTTGTGGGTCACCTACTCGAAAAGAGTCGATGGTTTAATCAATCGATCACCGCCCTTCTAATC GGTTTAGGGACAGGATGCTTTATTTTATATGCTTCTGGTGGTAAAAGCTCTCGCATATTGGAATTCAAGCAAGAGTTTTTCTTTATATATCTCCTTCCACCGATAATCTTCAATGCTGG GTTTCAGGTGAAAAAGAAACAGTTTTTTCGCAATTTCATGACCATTACTTCATTTGGAGTTGTTGGTACTTTGATCTCGTTCGCCATCATATCGTTCG gtgCAAGACGTTTGTTTCCGATGTTGGACATTGGTTACCTTGAGATCAAGGACTATCTCG CACTTGGAGCCATATTTTCCGCAACAGATTCTGTTTGCACCTTGCAG GTGCTTAATCAAGAAGAAACACCATTATTATACAGTTTAGTGTTCGGAGAGGGTGTCGTGAATGATGCAACATCGGTGGTACTTTTTAACGCAATCACAAAGTTTGACTTATCTGACATGGACTTGTATATTGCTCTTGAGTTTGCCGCtaacttcttcaaattgtttGGGTTAAGCACCTTGTTGGGCGTTGGC GTTGGGCTGCTATGTTCATTCATCTTTAGAACATTATATTTTGGAAG GCATTCAACTGACCGTGAAGTGGCTCTCATGATACTCATGGCTTATCTTTCTTACATTACAGCTGAA GTGTTTGGATTAAGTGGAATCCTTACTGTATTCTTTTGTGGGATTGTAATGTCACATTACGCCTGGCATAATGTTACTCATAAATCACAAGTGACTACCAA GCATGCTTTTGCAACAATGTCATATATCGCAGAAGTGTTTATTTTCTTGTATGTTGGTATGGACTCGTTGGATGTTGGAAAATGGAGGTTTATTAATGACAG CCCTGGGAAATCTATCTGGGCAAGTGTCATACTACTTGTGCTGATTATGATTGGGCGAGCAGCTTTCATATTACCTCTTTCATATATCTCGAACTTAATTCGGAGGGATCGTAATGAAGATATCGGGATTAGACAGCAG TTTGTAGTTTGGTGGGCTGGTCTGATGCGAGGAGCTGTATCTATTGCGCTTGCGTATAAAAAG TTTACTGGATCTGGACAAACAATTCAGCCTGTAAATGCAGTTTTGATCACCAGCACCATTACTGTTGTTCTCTTCAGCACTATT GTATTTGGATTGCTGACTAAGCCGCTGATAAGGAGGTTGCTACCTGAATCGAGCCAAACCGAACCATCTAGCCCAACATCATCAATGACGCCACTTCTAGAAAATGGACCTGATTATGATGATCCTGAAAATGGAAATAATCGAACCCTAAGAAGCAAACCGAGTCTAGCGATGCTATTCAACAGTCCTACAAGCACAGTTCATTATTACTGGAGGAAATTTGACGACGCATGTATGCGCCCAGTTTTTGGCGGTAGCGGGTTTGTTTCATATGCCACTGGGACCCGCGACATGGATGTGATACATTGA